From Lactobacillus sp. PV012:
AAAGAATTAGAAGAATCTCATAAATTTGATCGGCCAATTGTAGTAGCAATTGAAAAGGCAGAACCTTTTTATCCAGCTGAAGATTACCATCAAGATTTTTATAAAAAAGATCCCCTTCGCTATCAAATTGAAGAGATGGGTGGAAGAGAGCAGTACAAGAAAAATTATTGGGGCAAATAAAATAATAAAGGTAGTGAAGTTTTAAGAAAGGTGTGTTATAAAAGAAGAGGTAATATATTAAATAGCAAGAGGAAAATTCATGGATCAATTGGAAAGATTGACAAGGCGACATAATTATCTTTCAAAAGTTTCAGCGGCTTTGTTTTATGCGCTAGCAGTAGCTGTAGCTTTGAACTTTTTTTGGACACCTGGGAAGATCTATGCTTCTGGGGTAACTGGTTTTGCACAAGTATTGCAGTCAGTTTCAGAAAGATTTTTACCCTTTACTTTAACTACTTCGATAATGTATTTTGTTTTGAACGTGCCTTTATTTATTTTAGGATGGTTTAAAATTGGACATAAGTTCACCCTTTTCACGATAGTGGCTGTGCTCTTGGCTTCTATCTTAATGAAATTCATTTCACCGGTTAAATTAACATATGACCCAATAATTTGTGCAATTTTTGGTGGAGTGATCAACGGAATTGGAACAGGATTAGCACTTAAGTCAGGAATTTCAACTGGTGGCTTAGACGTTCTAGGGATTATTCTACGTAAAAAAACTGGTAAAAGTTTTGGCCAAATTAATATCTTTTTTAACTTGATTATTGTTATTTGTGCAGGTTTTGTATTTGGGTGGAACAGAGCTTTATATACTGCACTAAACATTTTTATAAATGGTCGTGTGATTGATGCAGTTTATACTCAACATCAAAAGTTACAGGTTTTGATTGTTACGGAACACCCTAAGCATATCGTCGA
This genomic window contains:
- a CDS encoding YitT family protein — protein: MDQLERLTRRHNYLSKVSAALFYALAVAVALNFFWTPGKIYASGVTGFAQVLQSVSERFLPFTLTTSIMYFVLNVPLFILGWFKIGHKFTLFTIVAVLLASILMKFISPVKLTYDPIICAIFGGVINGIGTGLALKSGISTGGLDVLGIILRKKTGKSFGQINIFFNLIIVICAGFVFGWNRALYTALNIFINGRVIDAVYTQHQKLQVLIVTEHPKHIVEGIQERMHRGITILHDAEGGFSHTEKTVLLMIVDRYDMYDIYNIVKKNDPYAFMSTTEVSKVYGRFIEQKPV